One window from the genome of Ailuropoda melanoleuca isolate Jingjing chromosome 5, ASM200744v2, whole genome shotgun sequence encodes:
- the SIRT5 gene encoding NAD-dependent protein deacylase sirtuin-5, mitochondrial isoform X6, translating into MERIVNAVEGKPDRENIVNVWKDYTGKDAIIVRERATKAIKPKTINSCWRKLLPNVVLDFSGFTTQPIKKAMEKTVAVAEKTVGVAKKDLATPQAFARNPSLVWEFYHYRREVMLSKEPNPGHLAIAECEARLHGQGRRVTVITQNIDELHRRAGTKNLLEIHGSLFKTRCTSCGIVAENYKSPICPALSGKGAPDPETQDARIPVEKLPRWELPPWFILPPCSRPRCLRGECQWRNSTWKPPQPPTDSDTKRLICIVAPGVACVIRSNIRARQLRPLMCLKMHRDPPRVGWRHLSEGGNELHPQSLSSHVVYF; encoded by the exons ATGGAAAGGATTGTCAATGCTGTGGAAGGGAAGCCCGACAGAGAGAACATCGTGAATGTCTGGAAGGATTACACTGGTAAAGATGCCATCATCGTTAGAGAAAGAGCCACCAAAGCCATCAAGCCCAAAACAATAAATTCCTGCTGGAGAAAACTGCTTCCCAATGTTGTGCTTGACTTTTCAGGATTTACAACACAGCCAATCAAGAAAGCCATGGAAAAGACTGTGGCTGTGGCGGAAAAGACTGTGGGTGTGGCAAAAAAG GACCTGGCCACCCCTCAGGCCTTTGCGCGAAACCCTTCCCTGGTGTGGGAGTTCTACCACTACCGGCGGGAGgtcatgctgagcaaggagccgaacCCGGGGCACCTCGCCATTGCTGAATGTGAGGCCCGGCTGCACGGGCAGGGCCGACGGGTCACGGTCATCACTCAAAACATTGATGAGCTGCACCGCAGGGCTGGCACCAAGAACCTTCTGGAGATCCATG GTAGCTTATTTAAAACTCGCTGTACCTCTTGTGGCATCGTGGCTGAGAATTACAAGAGCCCAATTTGTCCAGCTTTGTCAGGAAAAGG TGCTCCAGACCCTGAAACTCAAGATGCCAGGATCCCAGTGGAGAAACTTCCCcg GTGGGAACTTCCTCCGTGGTTTATCCTGCCGCCATGTTCGCGCCCCAGGTGTCTGCGCGGGGAGTGCCAGTGGCGGAATTCAACATGGAAACCACCCCAGCCACCAACAGATTCAG ACACGAAGCGTCTAATATGCATTGTGGCACCTGGAGTAGCATGCGTCATTAGAAGTAACATCAGAGCCAGACAGCTTAGGCCCCTCATGTGCCTGAAGATGCATCGGGACCCTCCGAGAGTGGGGTGGCGTCACCTTTCTGAAGGAGGGAATGAGCTGCATCCCCAGTCGCTTTCTTCTCATGTGGTTTATTTTTAG
- the SIRT5 gene encoding NAD-dependent protein deacylase sirtuin-5, mitochondrial isoform X8, with amino-acid sequence MERIVNAVEGKPDRENIVNVWKDYTGKDAIIVRERATKAIKPKTINSCWRKLLPNVVLDFSGFTTQPIKKAMEKTVAVAEKTVGVAKKDLATPQAFARNPSLVWEFYHYRREVMLSKEPNPGHLAIAECEARLHGQGRRVTVITQNIDELHRRAGTKNLLEIHGSLFKTRCTSCGIVAENYKSPICPALSGKGAPDPETQDARIPVEKLPRCEEAGCGGLLRPHVVWFGENLDPAILEEVDRELTLCDLCLVVGTSSVVYPAAMFAPQVSARGVPVAEFNMETTPATNRFRHEASNMHCGTWSSMRH; translated from the exons ATGGAAAGGATTGTCAATGCTGTGGAAGGGAAGCCCGACAGAGAGAACATCGTGAATGTCTGGAAGGATTACACTGGTAAAGATGCCATCATCGTTAGAGAAAGAGCCACCAAAGCCATCAAGCCCAAAACAATAAATTCCTGCTGGAGAAAACTGCTTCCCAATGTTGTGCTTGACTTTTCAGGATTTACAACACAGCCAATCAAGAAAGCCATGGAAAAGACTGTGGCTGTGGCGGAAAAGACTGTGGGTGTGGCAAAAAAG GACCTGGCCACCCCTCAGGCCTTTGCGCGAAACCCTTCCCTGGTGTGGGAGTTCTACCACTACCGGCGGGAGgtcatgctgagcaaggagccgaacCCGGGGCACCTCGCCATTGCTGAATGTGAGGCCCGGCTGCACGGGCAGGGCCGACGGGTCACGGTCATCACTCAAAACATTGATGAGCTGCACCGCAGGGCTGGCACCAAGAACCTTCTGGAGATCCATG GTAGCTTATTTAAAACTCGCTGTACCTCTTGTGGCATCGTGGCTGAGAATTACAAGAGCCCAATTTGTCCAGCTTTGTCAGGAAAAGG TGCTCCAGACCCTGAAACTCAAGATGCCAGGATCCCAGTGGAGAAACTTCCCcg GTGTGAAGAGGCAGGGTGTGGGGGCCTGCTGCGACCTCACGTGGTGTGGTTTGGAGAAAACCTGGATCCTGCCATTCTGGAGGAGGTTGACAGAGAGCTGACCCTCTGCGACCTATGTCTAGTG GTGGGAACTTCCTCCGTGGTTTATCCTGCCGCCATGTTCGCGCCCCAGGTGTCTGCGCGGGGAGTGCCAGTGGCGGAATTCAACATGGAAACCACCCCAGCCACCAACAGATTCAG ACACGAAGCGTCTAATATGCATTGTGGCACCTGGAGTAGCATGCGTCATTAG
- the SIRT5 gene encoding NAD-dependent protein deacylase sirtuin-5, mitochondrial isoform X5 — protein sequence MERIVNAVEGKPDRENIVNVWKDYTGKDAIIVRERATKAIKPKTINSCWRKLLPNVVLDFSGFTTQPIKKAMEKTVAVAEKTVGVAKKDLATPQAFARNPSLVWEFYHYRREVMLSKEPNPGHLAIAECEARLHGQGRRVTVITQNIDELHRRAGTKNLLEIHGSLFKTRCTSCGIVAENYKSPICPALSGKGAPDPETQDARIPVEKLPRCEEAGCGGLLRPHVVWFGENLDPAILEEVDRELTLCDLCLVVGTSSVVYPAAMFAPQVSARGVPVAEFNMETTPATNRFRFHFQGPCGTTLPEALAPHETENVS from the exons ATGGAAAGGATTGTCAATGCTGTGGAAGGGAAGCCCGACAGAGAGAACATCGTGAATGTCTGGAAGGATTACACTGGTAAAGATGCCATCATCGTTAGAGAAAGAGCCACCAAAGCCATCAAGCCCAAAACAATAAATTCCTGCTGGAGAAAACTGCTTCCCAATGTTGTGCTTGACTTTTCAGGATTTACAACACAGCCAATCAAGAAAGCCATGGAAAAGACTGTGGCTGTGGCGGAAAAGACTGTGGGTGTGGCAAAAAAG GACCTGGCCACCCCTCAGGCCTTTGCGCGAAACCCTTCCCTGGTGTGGGAGTTCTACCACTACCGGCGGGAGgtcatgctgagcaaggagccgaacCCGGGGCACCTCGCCATTGCTGAATGTGAGGCCCGGCTGCACGGGCAGGGCCGACGGGTCACGGTCATCACTCAAAACATTGATGAGCTGCACCGCAGGGCTGGCACCAAGAACCTTCTGGAGATCCATG GTAGCTTATTTAAAACTCGCTGTACCTCTTGTGGCATCGTGGCTGAGAATTACAAGAGCCCAATTTGTCCAGCTTTGTCAGGAAAAGG TGCTCCAGACCCTGAAACTCAAGATGCCAGGATCCCAGTGGAGAAACTTCCCcg GTGTGAAGAGGCAGGGTGTGGGGGCCTGCTGCGACCTCACGTGGTGTGGTTTGGAGAAAACCTGGATCCTGCCATTCTGGAGGAGGTTGACAGAGAGCTGACCCTCTGCGACCTATGTCTAGTG GTGGGAACTTCCTCCGTGGTTTATCCTGCCGCCATGTTCGCGCCCCAGGTGTCTGCGCGGGGAGTGCCAGTGGCGGAATTCAACATGGAAACCACCCCAGCCACCAACAGATTCAG
- the SIRT5 gene encoding NAD-dependent protein deacylase sirtuin-5, mitochondrial isoform X7, with translation MQPLQIAPRRLLYGLYCGLKSPASSGTQICPTMARPSSNMADFRKFFAKAKHVVIISGAGVSAESGVPTFRGAGGYWRKWQAQDLATPQAFARNPSLVWEFYHYRREVMLSKEPNPGHLAIAECEARLHGQGRRVTVITQNIDELHRRAGTKNLLEIHGSLFKTRCTSCGIVAENYKSPICPALSGKGAPDPETQDARIPVEKLPRCEEAGCGGLLRPHVVWFGENLDPAILEEVDRELTLCDLCLVVGTSSVVYPAAMFAPQVSARGVPVAEFNMETTPATNRFRFHFQGPCGTTLPEALAPHETENVS, from the exons ATGCAACCTCTTCAGATTGCCCCCCGCCGACTACTTTACGGGCTGTATTGTGGACTGAAGTCTCCAGCTTCCTCTGGAACCCAGATTTGCCCAACAATGGCTCGACCAAGTTCAA ATATGGCTGATTTTCGGAAGTTTTTTGCAAAAGCAAAGCACGTAGTCATCATTTCAGGGGCTGGTGTtagtgctgagagtggagtcCCGACTTTCAGAGGAGCCGGGGGCTACTGGAGAAAATGGCAAGCTCAG GACCTGGCCACCCCTCAGGCCTTTGCGCGAAACCCTTCCCTGGTGTGGGAGTTCTACCACTACCGGCGGGAGgtcatgctgagcaaggagccgaacCCGGGGCACCTCGCCATTGCTGAATGTGAGGCCCGGCTGCACGGGCAGGGCCGACGGGTCACGGTCATCACTCAAAACATTGATGAGCTGCACCGCAGGGCTGGCACCAAGAACCTTCTGGAGATCCATG GTAGCTTATTTAAAACTCGCTGTACCTCTTGTGGCATCGTGGCTGAGAATTACAAGAGCCCAATTTGTCCAGCTTTGTCAGGAAAAGG TGCTCCAGACCCTGAAACTCAAGATGCCAGGATCCCAGTGGAGAAACTTCCCcg GTGTGAAGAGGCAGGGTGTGGGGGCCTGCTGCGACCTCACGTGGTGTGGTTTGGAGAAAACCTGGATCCTGCCATTCTGGAGGAGGTTGACAGAGAGCTGACCCTCTGCGACCTATGTCTAGTG GTGGGAACTTCCTCCGTGGTTTATCCTGCCGCCATGTTCGCGCCCCAGGTGTCTGCGCGGGGAGTGCCAGTGGCGGAATTCAACATGGAAACCACCCCAGCCACCAACAGATTCAG